One window of the Suricata suricatta isolate VVHF042 chromosome 7, meerkat_22Aug2017_6uvM2_HiC, whole genome shotgun sequence genome contains the following:
- the ADGRF2 gene encoding adhesion G-protein coupled receptor F2, with translation MVTHMILLHCLVFLWPTESCRTLSQVGDKSKEMSTRPHGVCDGACVDNSHCSQPCPPDTQGNMGFSCRQKKWHKLTETCQTLNAFNIFEPNLYSIQAAGERTKVNESTRKSETITDMLMQRCPEDLSCVIRNIRNSPRIPGNIAVIVQLLHNISTVLLTGVDKAKMQSYSIMANHILNSKSISNWTFIPDRNSSWVLLHSVNSFARKLFINKYPINISDVFIHTMGTAISPDNPGKNFTFSMKVNDTSSDITGQVLISRDELQKVPTLSQAISIAFPTLGAILEASLLENVTVNGLVLSVILPKELKRISLIFEKINKSEQKRTQCVGWHSLESRWDQQACQIIQENSQQAVCKCRPSKLFTSFSILMSPHILESPILTYITYIGLGISVCSLILCLSIEALVWSQVTKTEISYLRHICIANVAATLLMADVWFIVASFLSSPVTHHNGCVAATFFVHFFYLSVFFWMLAKALLILYGILIVFHTLPKSVLVAALFSISYGCPLVIAAITVAVTEPGKGYLRPEACWLNWDMTKALLAFVVPALAIVVVNLVTVTLVIVKTQRPAIGSSMFQEVRAIVRISKNIAILTPLLGLTWGFGIATVIEDSNLAFHIIFSMLNAFQGLFILVFGTILDPKIREALNGRVISVKWISRMSENLSTDFSFHPTKATS, from the exons ATGGTGACTCACATGATTTTGCTACACTGCTTAGTGTTTCTTTGGCCCACCGAGTCCTGCAGGACATTATCTCAG GTTGGTGACAAAAGCAAGGAGATGTCTACCAGGCCACACG GTGTATGTGATGGCGCATGTGTGGACAACTCCCACTGCAGTCAACCTTGCCCTCCAGACACTCAGGGAAACATGGGGTTTTCATGCAGGCAAAAGAAATGGCACAAGCTCACTGAAACCTGTCAGACTCTTAATGCCTTCAACATCTTTGAG CCAAATTTATATTCGATCCAAGCAgcaggagaaagaacaaaagtaaatGAGTCTACCAGAAAGTCTGAGACCATCACAGACATGCTGATGCAAAGGTGTCCGGAGGATTTGTCCTGTGTAATCAGGAACATCCGGAACTCTCCACGGATCCCTGGAAACATTGCTGTCATTGTGCAGCTCTTACACAACATATCCACGGTGCTATTGACAGGTGTCGACAAGGCAAAGATGCAG AGTTACAGCATCATGGCCAACCACATTCTTAACAGCAAAAGCATCTCAAACTGGACCTTCATCCCGGACAGAAATAGCAGCTGGGTCCTGCTACACTCAGTCAATTCCTTTGCAAGAAagctatttataaataaatatccgATAAACATATCAGATGTCTTCATTCATACTATGGGCACCGCCATATCCCCAGACAACCCTGGGAAGAATTTCACTTTTTCCATGAAAGTTAATGACACCAGCAGTGATATCACTGGGCAGGTGCTGATCAGTAGGGATGAACTTCAGAAGGTGCCTACTCTTTCTCAGGCCATCAGCATTGCATTTCCAACTCTTGGGGCCATCTTAGAAGCCAGTCTTTTGGAAAATGTCACTGTGAATGGACTAGTCTTGTCTGTCATTTTGCCCAAGGAACTTAAAAGAATCTCACtgatttttgaaaagatcaacaagtCAGAGCAGAAGAGGACACAGTGTGTTGGCTGGCACTCCTTGGAGAGCAGATGGGACCAGCAGGCCTgtcaaataattcaagaaaactcCCAGCAAGCTGTTTGCAAATGTAGGCCAAGCAAGTTGTTTACCTCTTTCTCCATCCTTATGTCACCCCACATCTTGGAAAGCCCGATCCTGACTTATATCACGTACATAGGCCTGGGCATTTCTGTTTGCAGCTTGATCCTTTGCTTGTCCATTGAGGCCTTGGTCTGGAGCCAAGTGACAAAGACAGAGATCTCGTACTTACGCCATATATGCATTGCTAACGTTGCGGCCACCTTGCTGATGGCCGACGTGTGGTTCATTGTGGCTTCATTTCTTAGCAGTCCAGTGACACACCACAATGGGTGTGTGGCAGCaacattttttgttcatttcttctacctttctgtatttttctggaTGCTTGCCAAGGCACTCCTTATCCTCTATGGAATCCTGATTGTCTTCCATACACTGCCCAAGTCAGTCCTGGTGGCAGCTCTCTTTTCAATCAGCTATGGGTGCCCTTTGGTCATTGCTGCTATCACAGTTGCTGTCACTGAGCCCGGCAAAGGCTACCTGCGGCCTGAGGCCTGCTGGCTCAACTGGGACATGACCAAGGCCCTCCTGGCCTTTGTGGTCCCAGCTCTGGCCATTGTGGTAGTAAACCTGGTCACAGTCACTTTGGTGATTGTCAAGACCCAGCGACCCGCCATTGGCAGTTCCATGTTCCAGGAGGTGAGAGCCATTGTGAGAATCAGTAAGAATATTGCCATCCTCACACCACTGCTGGGACTGACCTGGGGGTTCGGAATAGCCACGGTCATTGAAGATAGCAACCTGGCCTTCCACATTATCTTCTCCATGCTCAATGCATTCCAG gGCTTATTCATCTTGGTGTTTGGAACAATCCTGGATCCAAAG ATAAGAGAAGCTTTAAATGGTCGAGTAATTTCTGTAAAATGGATCTCCAGAATGTCAGAG